TGGCGATCATGGTGCGCGGCAACCTCGCCGCCGCCATGCAGGGTCTGGTGGCGCTGCCGCTGCTGGTGGGCTACGACATCGACGCGGCCGACCCGGAGGGCGCCGGGCGCATCGTGTCGTTCGACGCGGCCGGGGGCTGGAACCTGGAGGAGGAGGGCTACCAGTCGGTGGGCTCGGGATCGATCTTCGCCAAGTCGTCGATGAAGAAGTTGTACTCCCAGGTCACCGACGCGGATTCCGCGGTGCGGGTCGCGATCGAGGCGCTCTACGACGCGGCCGACGACGACTCCGCGACCGGCGGGCCGGACCTGGTCCGCGGCATCTATCCCACGGCGGTCACCATCGGCGCCGAGGGCGCGCTGGAAGTGCCGGAGGGCCGCATCGCCGAGTTGGCTCGCGAGGTGATCCAAAGCCGTTCGCGTGCTGACACTTTCGGCCCCGATGGTGGTGAGAAGTGAGCTTCCCGTATTTCATCTCGCCTGAACAGGCGATGCGCGAGCGCAGCGAGCTCGCGCGCAAGGGCATCGCGCGCGGCAAGAGCGTAGTCGCCCTGGTCTACGCCGGCGGCGTGCTCTTCGTCGCGGAGAACCCGTCGCGGTCGCTGCAGAAGATCAGCGAACTCTACGATCGCGTGGGTTTTGCCGCCGCGGGCAAGTTCAACGAGTTCGACAATTTGCGCCGTGGCGGAATCCAATTCGCCGACACCCGCGGCTACGCCTACGACCGTCGCGACGTCACCGGCCGCCAACTGGCCAACGTCTACGCGCAGACCCTGGGCACCATCTTCACCGAACAGGCCAAGCCCTATGAGGTGGAATTGTGCGTCGCCGAGGTGGCGCACTACGGCGAGACGAAACCGCCTGAGTTGTACCGGATTACCTATGACGGGTCGATCGCCGACGAGCCGCATTTCGTGGTGATGGGTGGCACCACCGAGCCGATCACCACCGCGCTCAAGGAGTCCTACGCCGAGAACGCCAACCTGCGCGAGGCCACGCGCATCGCCGTGAAGGCGTTGCGGGCCGGTAGCGAATCCTCCAACGGCGACCAGTCCACCCTGGACGTGGGCAGCCTGGAGGTCGCCATCTTGGACGTCAACCGCCCGCGCCGGGCGTTTCGGCGGATCAACCGGGCCACCCTGGAAAATCTGCTGCGCGAGCTGGATTCGAACGGGTCCGCCGACGGCGACGGCGACGAGGGCGATTCGAACGGCGAATCGTCCGACTAGACCGGACCCCAAACGCCTGGGTGGGCCCTTCTCGCCGATACCGGTGTGGCCTCTGGTGCGCAAGGTGCTGGTGAGACCGCGCATCGCCACGGCGTGCGCCGGCCCCGCGTGATCGCGAGCGGGCCACGCGCGCCCGGAAAAACGGGCGCGCGAAAAACTTCGTCGATCCGTAGGCGCGGCTTGCTCACCGCCGCGCTCGGACAACCAGTACGCTCGATTATGTGCAGCGGCGAATCATGGGCATCGAGACCGAGTTCGGGGTCACCTGCACATTCCACGGCCATCGACGGCTCAGCCCGGATGAGGTGGCCCGCTACCTGTTCCGGCGCGTCGTGTCGTGGGGCCGCAGCTCCAACGTCTTCCTGCGTAACGGCGCCCGGCTCTACCTCGACGTGGGCAGCCACCCCGAGTACGCCACCGCCGAATGCGACAGCCTGGTGCAGCTGGTCACCCACGACCGCGCCGGGGAATGGGTGCTGGAAGACCTGCTCGTCGACGCCGAGCAGCGGCTCGCCGACGAGGGCATCGGCGGCGACATCTACCTGTTCAAGAACAACACCGATTCGGCGGGCAACTCCTACGGGTGTCACGAGAACTACCTGATCGTGCGGGCCGGCGAATTCTCCCGGATCTCCGACGTCCTGCTGCCGTTCCTGGTCACCCGCCAGCTGATCTGCGGGGCCGGCAAGGTGCTGCAGACGCCCAAGGCCGCCACGTTCTGCCTTTCCCAACGCGCCGAGCACATTTGGGAGGGCGTCTCCTCGGCCACCACCCGCAGCCGCCCGATCATCAACACCCGCGACGAGCCGCACGCCGACGCCGAGAAGTACCGGCGCCTGCACGTGATCGTCGGCGACTCCAACATGTGCGAGACCACCACCATGCTCAAGGTGGGTACCGCGGCGCTGGTGCTGGAGATGATCGAGGCCGGCGTCCCGTTCCGCGACTTCTCGCTGGACAACCCGATCCGCGCCATCCGCGAGGTCAGCCACGACGTCACCGGCCGGCGGCCGGTCCGGCTGGCCGGTGGCCGTCAGGCCAGCGCCCTGGACATCCAGCGCGAGTACTACAGCCGCGCCGTCGAACACCTGCAGACCCGCGAGCCCAACGCCCAGATCGAGCAGATCGTCGACCTGTGGGGCCGCCAGCTCGACGCCGTCGAGAGCCAGGACTTCGCAAAGGTCGACACCGAGATCGACTGGGTGATCAAGCGCAAGCTGTTCCAGCGCTACCAGGACCGCTACAACATGGAGCTGTCCGACCCGAAGATCGCCCAGCTGGACCTGGCCTACCACGACATCAAGCGCGGACGCGGCGTCTTTGATCTGCTGCAGCGCAAGGGGCTTGCGGCCCGCGTCACCACCGACGAGGACATCGCCGAGGCGGTCGACAATCCGCCGCAGACCACCCGGGCGCGGCTGCGTGGCGAGTTCATCAGCGCCGCCCAGGCCGCCGGCCGCGACTTCACCGTCGACTGGGTGCACCTCAAGCTCAACGACCAGGCGCAGCGGACGGTGCTGTGCAAAGACCCCTTCCGTGCCGTCGACGAGCGGGTCAAGCGGCTGATCGCCAGCATGTAGCCGCCGGCGGCTCAGCTGTCACGTCAACCACACCGGCACCTCCGTGGCTGGTCGCTACCGACGCGGACTGATGTGGCAATTGGGAATCCTGCGACGCGGTGCGCCGGTGGAAGCGCCGGGTGCCGACCATCGAATAATCTGGTCCCGATGGCGACGTCAAAAGTCGAACGGTTGGTGAACCTGGTCATCGCCCTGCTGTCCACCCGCGGGTACATCACGGCGGAAAAGGTCAGGTCGAGCGTGGCGGGTTATTCGGAGAGCGCGAGCGGCGAGGCGTTCTCCCGCATGTTCGAGCGCGACAAGAACGAGCTGCGTGACCTCGGCATCCCGCTCGAGGTCGGCAGGGTCTCGGCCATGGACCCCACCGAGGGCTACCGGATCAACCGCGACGCCTATGCGCTGGCGCCGGTCGATCTGACCCCGGACGAGGCGGCCGCGGTGGCCGTCGCGACCCAGCTGTGGGAGTCGCCCGAACTCATCACCGCCACCCAGGGCGCGCTGCTCAAACTGCGTGCCGCCGGCGTCGATGTCGATCCGGACGCACCGGTCGCCATCGCGTCGCCGGTCGGGGTG
The sequence above is drawn from the Mycobacterium marseillense genome and encodes:
- the pafA gene encoding Pup--protein ligase, encoding MQRRIMGIETEFGVTCTFHGHRRLSPDEVARYLFRRVVSWGRSSNVFLRNGARLYLDVGSHPEYATAECDSLVQLVTHDRAGEWVLEDLLVDAEQRLADEGIGGDIYLFKNNTDSAGNSYGCHENYLIVRAGEFSRISDVLLPFLVTRQLICGAGKVLQTPKAATFCLSQRAEHIWEGVSSATTRSRPIINTRDEPHADAEKYRRLHVIVGDSNMCETTTMLKVGTAALVLEMIEAGVPFRDFSLDNPIRAIREVSHDVTGRRPVRLAGGRQASALDIQREYYSRAVEHLQTREPNAQIEQIVDLWGRQLDAVESQDFAKVDTEIDWVIKRKLFQRYQDRYNMELSDPKIAQLDLAYHDIKRGRGVFDLLQRKGLAARVTTDEDIAEAVDNPPQTTRARLRGEFISAAQAAGRDFTVDWVHLKLNDQAQRTVLCKDPFRAVDERVKRLIASM
- the prcB gene encoding proteasome subunit beta, with amino-acid sequence MTWQFSDRLPTNSALPGNPAVDLSSFADFLRRQAPELLPTSFGAAQPESAGAQLPHGTTIVALKYPGGVVLAGDRRSTQGNMIAGRDVKKVYITDDYTATGIAGTAAIAVEFARLYAVELEHYEKLEGVPLTFAGKVNRLAIMVRGNLAAAMQGLVALPLLVGYDIDAADPEGAGRIVSFDAAGGWNLEEEGYQSVGSGSIFAKSSMKKLYSQVTDADSAVRVAIEALYDAADDDSATGGPDLVRGIYPTAVTIGAEGALEVPEGRIAELAREVIQSRSRADTFGPDGGEK
- the prcA gene encoding proteasome subunit alpha; its protein translation is MSFPYFISPEQAMRERSELARKGIARGKSVVALVYAGGVLFVAENPSRSLQKISELYDRVGFAAAGKFNEFDNLRRGGIQFADTRGYAYDRRDVTGRQLANVYAQTLGTIFTEQAKPYEVELCVAEVAHYGETKPPELYRITYDGSIADEPHFVVMGGTTEPITTALKESYAENANLREATRIAVKALRAGSESSNGDQSTLDVGSLEVAILDVNRPRRAFRRINRATLENLLRELDSNGSADGDGDEGDSNGESSD